The proteins below come from a single Natranaerofaba carboxydovora genomic window:
- a CDS encoding MBL fold metallo-hydrolase: MEELSVGNIKLNWLKNGVTNLDGGAMFGVVPKKLWSNKYPNDEENRIPQRCDPILVQSNQKNILIEGGIGKGKFNEKQKKIFGLIEDGDIEESLKELGLSLKDIDIVACTHMHYDHFTGISRYSGKELIPTFPNAEIFTSSLEWQETKEPTDRSKNSYWEENWKPVMHQVKTFENELELTPEVKIIHTGGHCQGHCILTFESEGEKAVHLGDLLPTHAHLNPLWVMAYDDYPMRSIEVKKEWISKVKKEDWWVVLYHDNLYRALKLNEEGEITEKINTNL, translated from the coding sequence ATGGAAGAATTATCAGTAGGCAACATAAAGCTTAACTGGCTCAAAAATGGTGTCACAAATCTAGATGGTGGGGCTATGTTTGGAGTGGTACCCAAAAAACTGTGGAGCAATAAGTACCCGAATGATGAAGAAAATCGTATCCCGCAAAGATGTGATCCCATCTTAGTTCAGAGTAATCAAAAAAATATCTTGATAGAAGGTGGGATAGGAAAGGGTAAATTTAATGAAAAACAGAAAAAGATTTTTGGGCTTATAGAAGATGGAGATATCGAAGAATCACTTAAAGAATTAGGTTTATCTCTAAAAGATATTGATATTGTTGCATGTACACATATGCATTACGATCATTTTACTGGGATAAGTCGATACAGTGGGAAAGAACTGATTCCTACATTCCCAAATGCAGAGATTTTTACTTCTTCTCTAGAGTGGCAGGAAACGAAGGAACCTACTGATCGTTCAAAAAATTCCTATTGGGAAGAAAACTGGAAACCAGTCATGCATCAAGTTAAGACTTTTGAAAATGAATTGGAGCTAACACCAGAAGTCAAAATTATTCATACTGGAGGTCACTGCCAGGGTCACTGTATACTTACTTTTGAAAGTGAAGGAGAAAAGGCAGTTCACCTGGGAGACTTGCTTCCTACCCATGCTCACCTAAATCCTTTGTGGGTTATGGCTTATGATGACTATCCAATGCGATCCATTGAAGTTAAAAAAGAATGGATAAGTAAGGTAAAAAAAGAGGATTGGTGGGTTGTACTCTATCACGATAATCTGTATAGAGCACTAAAGCTTAATGAAGAAGGTGAAATTACCGAAAAGATAAATACAAATTTATAA
- a CDS encoding NAD-dependent epimerase/dehydratase family protein translates to MKALITGGTGFLGSYLARELVGRGDEVVLFDVAFNEGLIDQVKDKVEFVKGDLSCWPEVLDAIKRSEADIIYHCGALLSGSAEELPLKAYEINTLGTWYILEAARLFNVDKVLFTSTVASFGDHISDPVANTAPQYPKTLYGVSKVSSERLGEYYKGKFGVDFRGIRFPSVIGPGRGPGGASAYSSLVFEKPVLGEPYEVYVKPESCIPILYVKDAVKALIQLGEADENKLKYRMYNVNGFSPKAKEIVDVIKKEIAGADIKFEPVKEMVDIVNSWPDALDESEAVRDWGWQSDFDIRKTVMDFKEELS, encoded by the coding sequence ATGAAAGCACTTATAACAGGTGGTACAGGATTTTTGGGTTCGTATCTTGCAAGAGAATTAGTGGGCCGGGGAGATGAAGTGGTATTATTTGATGTTGCGTTTAACGAAGGCCTTATTGATCAGGTAAAGGACAAGGTTGAATTTGTTAAAGGTGATCTTTCTTGTTGGCCAGAGGTACTTGACGCGATAAAACGAAGCGAAGCAGATATTATTTATCATTGTGGAGCTTTGCTCTCTGGTAGTGCGGAAGAACTTCCTCTAAAAGCGTACGAAATTAATACACTTGGTACATGGTATATCTTAGAAGCGGCAAGGCTATTCAATGTTGATAAAGTTTTATTTACCAGTACTGTAGCTTCTTTCGGAGATCATATAAGTGATCCTGTTGCAAATACTGCTCCTCAGTATCCAAAGACCTTGTACGGGGTAAGCAAAGTTTCCTCTGAAAGGTTAGGAGAGTATTATAAAGGTAAGTTTGGAGTGGACTTTAGAGGAATAAGATTTCCTTCGGTGATTGGGCCGGGAAGAGGCCCCGGGGGAGCCTCGGCTTATTCTTCATTGGTGTTTGAAAAACCTGTATTAGGAGAACCTTATGAAGTCTATGTAAAACCAGAATCTTGTATTCCAATACTGTACGTAAAAGATGCTGTTAAAGCCTTGATTCAATTGGGTGAGGCTGATGAAAACAAATTAAAGTATCGTATGTATAATGTAAATGGGTTTTCGCCAAAAGCGAAAGAAATTGTGGATGTAATTAAAAAGGAGATAGCTGGTGCAGATATAAAGTTTGAACCAGTTAAAGAAATGGTTGATATAGTAAATAGTTGGCCTGACGCTTTAGATGAAAGTGAAGCAGTTAGAGACTGGGGTTGGCAAAGTGATTTTGACATAAGAAAAACAGTTATGGATTTTAAAGAAGAATTAAGTTAA
- a CDS encoding diguanylate cyclase domain-containing protein, with translation MAILVIDDEQDIRFLIEKFLNKAGFTDLYFASSPEKAFEILGIDEYEGNSQVESSKIELILLDIMMPGTDGIEVCERINNYPEISNIPIIMVTALTDPETLERAFNAGAMDYITKPIRRVELIARASSAIKLYRERQTRIKREIELEDALHRLEETNKKLEKIATIDELTKLPNRRLLDETLKNEWKRAKRNRSFLSVIMLDIDYFKNYNDTYGHLKGDECLQMISSKLKDLMFRPGDFVARYGGEEFIVILPETNLEDALIVAERLRKGVVELQIPHVDSKISDYVTVSLGVTTIKFGDKLKDILDEKDAREEELINKFVETADEALYEAKEKGRNKVESKYFTLRA, from the coding sequence ATGGCGATACTAGTGATTGACGATGAACAAGATATAAGGTTTTTAATAGAAAAGTTTTTAAATAAAGCTGGTTTTACCGATTTGTACTTTGCATCTTCACCGGAAAAAGCTTTTGAAATATTAGGTATAGACGAATATGAAGGGAACTCGCAAGTTGAATCTTCTAAGATAGAACTGATATTATTGGATATTATGATGCCAGGAACTGATGGAATAGAAGTATGTGAACGGATTAATAATTACCCTGAGATTTCAAATATTCCTATAATTATGGTTACAGCTTTAACTGACCCTGAAACCTTGGAAAGAGCATTTAATGCTGGTGCCATGGATTATATTACAAAGCCTATCCGAAGGGTCGAGTTAATCGCCAGGGCAAGCTCTGCAATAAAGTTATATAGGGAAAGACAAACTCGTATTAAACGCGAAATAGAGCTAGAAGATGCTCTTCACCGTTTAGAAGAAACTAATAAAAAACTAGAAAAAATTGCAACAATAGATGAACTGACAAAGCTTCCCAACCGAAGGCTATTAGATGAAACTTTGAAAAATGAGTGGAAAAGAGCAAAGCGAAATCGGAGTTTTTTATCCGTTATTATGCTAGATATTGACTATTTCAAGAACTATAATGATACTTACGGACATCTAAAAGGTGATGAATGTCTCCAAATGATATCCTCCAAACTAAAAGATCTGATGTTTCGTCCAGGGGACTTTGTTGCCAGGTATGGAGGGGAAGAATTTATCGTGATCTTACCCGAAACTAACCTTGAAGATGCTTTGATAGTGGCTGAAAGGCTTAGAAAGGGTGTGGTAGAATTACAAATTCCACATGTAGACTCCAAAATTTCAGATTATGTGACTGTTAGTTTGGGCGTTACAACTATAAAATTTGGTGACAAGCTTAAAGATATCCTTGATGAAAAAGATGCTAGGGAGGAAGAATTAATAAATAAGTTTGTTGAGACTGCAGATGAAGCTCTTTATGAAGCAAAAGAAAAAGGCCGAAATAAAGTAGAATCCAAATATTTTACCTTGAGAGCGTAA
- a CDS encoding nucleoside recognition domain-containing protein: protein MQELINLILESGSSGIDLTLYTIVPIMVVMMAVMKLLEDIGFLNKVALFMAPLLGVFGLPGLGVFAMLQCMLISFAAPIATLKLMDKSPQISGPNIAATMATVLTISQANAAFPLAASGLSLTVVFATSVVGGLVAGLVAYKISYRFYNIDTNDSHNLAESQKGSNQVNGENSDKKEEKFNVFLSLYNGAEEGFWTGVKAAPVLILALFVVDVLKETSVISLLETILTPVFTQINIPGSAVLPIVTKFLAGGTAMMGITMDVMAEGNLSVQELNRIAGIGIHSIDPVAISLFATSGLRLAKQIKPAIIGGVVGIIFRAIFHIIFF, encoded by the coding sequence TTGCAGGAGCTTATTAATCTTATATTAGAATCAGGAAGTTCTGGTATTGATTTGACCTTATATACAATCGTACCTATTATGGTAGTAATGATGGCAGTGATGAAGCTACTAGAGGATATAGGTTTTTTAAACAAAGTTGCTTTGTTTATGGCCCCGTTACTGGGGGTTTTTGGGCTTCCAGGGTTAGGTGTGTTTGCAATGCTTCAGTGTATGTTAATAAGTTTTGCTGCACCTATAGCAACCTTGAAACTTATGGACAAGAGCCCTCAGATAAGTGGCCCAAATATAGCAGCTACCATGGCAACAGTGCTTACTATATCTCAAGCAAATGCTGCTTTTCCTTTAGCGGCGAGTGGACTTAGTTTGACAGTGGTTTTTGCAACATCTGTTGTGGGAGGTCTAGTTGCAGGCTTAGTCGCTTATAAAATTTCATATAGGTTTTATAATATTGATACGAACGACAGCCATAATTTGGCTGAGTCGCAGAAAGGTTCTAATCAAGTAAATGGCGAAAATAGTGATAAAAAAGAAGAAAAATTCAATGTATTTCTTAGCCTATATAATGGAGCGGAAGAAGGGTTTTGGACTGGAGTCAAAGCTGCTCCAGTTTTGATTTTGGCCTTATTTGTGGTTGATGTTCTAAAAGAAACAAGTGTAATATCACTATTAGAAACAATACTTACCCCCGTATTTACCCAGATTAATATACCGGGGTCTGCTGTACTGCCAATTGTTACTAAGTTCTTAGCAGGAGGAACGGCAATGATGGGGATAACAATGGATGTAATGGCTGAAGGAAATCTTTCTGTTCAAGAACTAAATCGAATTGCTGGAATTGGTATTCACTCAATCGATCCTGTGGCGATATCTTTGTTTGCAACCTCTGGTTTAAGATTAGCGAAGCAGATAAAACCAGCTATTATAGGTGGTGTTGTGGGAATAATTTTTAGGGCTATTTTTCATATAATATTTTTCTGA
- a CDS encoding response regulator transcription factor → MQDIKNILLVEDEPSMSRLISFKLEKENFKVDVAADGEKALQKFLDETISYDAIILDLMLPILDGMQVLKKIREENKEIPVLVLSAKSQKKDVLDGLNKGADDYLTKPFRPEELTLRLKKLLGES, encoded by the coding sequence ATGCAAGATATTAAAAATATTTTATTGGTCGAAGATGAGCCTTCAATGTCTCGGCTTATATCTTTTAAGTTGGAAAAGGAGAACTTCAAGGTTGATGTTGCTGCTGATGGTGAGAAGGCACTTCAAAAGTTTTTGGATGAAACTATTAGTTATGATGCAATTATCCTTGACTTAATGCTTCCTATTCTTGATGGAATGCAGGTACTTAAAAAAATTCGAGAAGAAAATAAAGAGATCCCTGTCCTGGTTTTGTCTGCAAAAAGTCAAAAGAAAGATGTGTTAGATGGTTTAAATAAAGGTGCAGATGATTATCTTACAAAACCTTTTAGGCCAGAAGAACTAACCCTTAGGTTGAAAAAATTGCTAGGAGAAAGCTAA
- a CDS encoding Hpt domain-containing protein, with amino-acid sequence MSKNTVYVDEDLKELIPDFMENRYEDIKKLKSSISTKDYEDIRKLGHTIKGVGGGYGFDYVTELGYKIEEAAKNGDEDLLNELIFELENHLDNVEIVYE; translated from the coding sequence ATGAGTAAAAATACTGTTTATGTAGATGAAGATTTAAAGGAACTAATACCAGATTTTATGGAAAATCGATATGAGGATATTAAGAAATTAAAAAGTTCTATTTCAACAAAAGATTATGAAGACATTAGAAAATTAGGACATACCATAAAAGGTGTAGGAGGAGGATATGGTTTTGATTATGTAACTGAGCTGGGTTACAAAATAGAAGAAGCTGCTAAAAATGGTGATGAAGACTTGTTGAACGAACTGATTTTTGAATTAGAAAACCATCTTGATAATGTGGAGATAGTTTATGAGTAG
- a CDS encoding HEAT repeat domain-containing protein has translation MSMFNSLLILIVIMTIAIIGLLLFILLNHYLLWRREKVYQQNKDEWEDTLYSYLADDISIDKAALKMKGDYYNLWRLLTPYLTNLKGDDREKIVELVKEIGMTDYFLNIARKSKRRKKRVSAISALGKIGEKRVSPFLKNMLNSKDTIEMTFAAKAIADIGETNLILPVFRRMLTDTYTTFEGITEIAVRFGEDICPPIKNIIQEWFDGKRDLEESFGVSIDQSLSLLVDILGYYRYTVAGLQLEKILEKSDNSEVIIHVLKALSTMGYPVKISLNPFIDHENWIIRSQATKYIGKIKEDTYKEKIKQLLDDENWWVRFYAAQALYNLGEVSYLESNSSFEDRKGEISRYILSKA, from the coding sequence ATGTCTATGTTTAATTCATTGTTAATTTTAATTGTTATTATGACAATTGCAATAATTGGTCTCTTGTTATTTATTTTGCTTAATCATTATCTGCTATGGAGAAGAGAAAAAGTTTATCAACAAAATAAAGATGAATGGGAAGATACACTATATAGTTATCTTGCTGATGATATATCTATAGATAAAGCAGCATTAAAAATGAAAGGTGATTATTATAATTTATGGCGTTTATTAACTCCTTACCTTACAAACTTAAAGGGAGATGATAGGGAAAAGATAGTAGAATTAGTAAAAGAAATTGGTATGACAGACTATTTTTTGAATATAGCTAGGAAATCAAAAAGAAGGAAAAAGAGGGTGTCAGCAATCTCTGCCTTAGGAAAAATTGGTGAGAAAAGAGTAAGTCCTTTTCTGAAAAATATGCTCAACTCTAAAGATACTATCGAGATGACTTTTGCAGCAAAGGCCATTGCAGATATTGGGGAGACAAACTTAATATTGCCGGTTTTTAGGAGAATGCTAACAGATACTTATACAACCTTTGAAGGAATTACTGAGATAGCGGTAAGGTTCGGTGAAGATATTTGTCCACCAATCAAAAATATCATTCAAGAATGGTTTGATGGTAAAAGAGACTTAGAGGAAAGTTTTGGGGTTTCAATAGATCAGAGTTTATCTCTTTTAGTTGATATCCTCGGTTATTATAGATATACAGTAGCGGGATTACAGCTTGAAAAGATATTGGAAAAAAGTGATAACAGTGAAGTTATTATTCATGTTTTAAAAGCACTGTCAACAATGGGTTATCCTGTTAAGATATCGCTAAACCCATTTATTGATCATGAAAATTGGATTATAAGAAGTCAGGCAACAAAATATATAGGAAAAATAAAAGAAGACACATACAAAGAAAAAATAAAACAGCTTCTTGATGATGAAAACTGGTGGGTAAGGTTTTATGCAGCCCAGGCATTATACAACTTAGGAGAAGTATCTTATCTTGAATCAAACAGCTCTTTTGAGGATAGAAAGGGAGAAATAAGTAGGTATATACTTAGTAAAGCTTGA
- a CDS encoding sigma-54-dependent Fis family transcriptional regulator, whose amino-acid sequence MSNTIDYSTRQERIKQEWEKFVNGEEVNQEIVLPMIYRSWKRSRDYGIDPYKNVEGNILKDDKMVDELTDCSDLLQEYGQIIDVIREMAGEMGLICRISDQKAKTQKIIASPEIIKDNIKKGNFFALDASEKLMGTNALSLAIRERRPVQVLGAEHYNYYFHNINCSAAPIHNEKGEVAGVINISTNNILNTTIQTLGFVISIAKVLDNNLYINSMLDRLNIKNETLSEIMERLPSGIVYYDSHGNIQGFNQELLKLLSLKNKNEDLVKKEIMAKIKALNLGSDSFNNKEMFLKVNNRKKSFLVSKKEIGSKDSKSNILLLDPTSRIMKIHDTIKSNSSIYNFDDIQGENGQLKNAIEMAKTVADSDSPIVIYGESGTGKELFAHSIHNASSRKDGPFIGINCGAIPSELIESELFGYEPGAFTGASNRGKHGKVEVASNGTLFLDEIESMPLNVQIKLLRVLSTNKITRIGGNEEIPIDIRLISSTKNDLLEEAEKGNFREDLYYRINVFTLQIPPLRERLDDIPLLVNHFISMLTEKEVEVDDKFYDALTSYSWQGNIRELKNVIERAIVLQGDNDRLTFDYLPENIKENYLNTDLKENLNTALISTQKKPQGTKTEEDEGLLKKAEELAVSFALKKEKGNLTKAAKLLGIARSTLYEKINKSNKLQYELELYK is encoded by the coding sequence ATGTCTAACACTATTGATTATTCAACAAGGCAAGAAAGGATAAAACAAGAATGGGAAAAGTTTGTTAATGGTGAAGAGGTAAACCAAGAGATAGTGCTACCTATGATTTATAGATCCTGGAAGAGAAGTAGAGATTATGGAATAGATCCTTATAAAAATGTTGAAGGAAATATATTGAAAGATGATAAAATGGTCGATGAACTTACAGACTGTTCGGATTTGCTACAAGAGTACGGTCAGATTATTGATGTTATTCGTGAGATGGCTGGTGAAATGGGGCTTATTTGTAGAATAAGTGATCAGAAGGCAAAAACCCAGAAAATAATCGCATCTCCTGAGATAATAAAAGATAATATAAAAAAAGGTAATTTTTTTGCCCTTGATGCATCAGAGAAATTAATGGGGACTAATGCACTTTCTCTAGCGATTAGAGAAAGAAGGCCTGTGCAGGTTTTGGGTGCAGAACACTATAATTATTACTTTCATAATATTAATTGTTCAGCTGCGCCAATTCATAATGAGAAAGGCGAAGTTGCCGGGGTAATAAACATATCCACAAATAATATATTAAATACTACTATCCAAACATTAGGTTTTGTCATTAGTATAGCAAAAGTCCTTGATAACAACCTTTATATTAACTCAATGCTAGATAGATTAAATATTAAGAATGAAACCCTTTCTGAAATTATGGAAAGGCTTCCTTCGGGAATTGTTTATTATGATTCTCATGGTAATATCCAGGGTTTTAATCAAGAACTATTAAAATTATTAAGTTTAAAAAACAAAAATGAAGATTTGGTCAAAAAAGAAATTATGGCCAAGATAAAGGCGTTAAATCTAGGGAGTGATTCATTTAATAATAAAGAGATGTTCTTAAAAGTAAATAACAGAAAAAAATCATTTTTAGTCTCCAAAAAAGAGATAGGATCAAAGGATAGTAAATCAAATATATTACTTCTAGATCCCACAAGTAGAATAATGAAAATTCATGATACCATAAAGAGTAACTCTTCTATTTATAATTTTGATGACATTCAAGGTGAAAATGGTCAACTAAAAAACGCTATTGAAATGGCGAAAACTGTTGCAGACTCAGATTCTCCAATTGTTATTTATGGTGAAAGTGGTACAGGCAAAGAGTTATTTGCCCATTCTATACACAATGCTAGTTCAAGAAAAGATGGGCCTTTTATAGGTATTAATTGCGGGGCTATTCCATCTGAGCTTATAGAAAGTGAATTGTTTGGTTATGAACCAGGTGCTTTTACAGGTGCATCAAACAGGGGAAAGCACGGAAAGGTTGAAGTAGCATCTAATGGAACTTTATTTTTGGATGAGATAGAAAGCATGCCTTTGAATGTACAGATCAAATTATTAAGGGTTCTATCTACAAATAAAATAACTCGTATAGGGGGAAATGAGGAGATCCCAATCGATATACGATTAATATCTAGCACTAAGAATGATCTCTTAGAAGAAGCAGAAAAAGGCAATTTCCGAGAAGACCTTTACTACCGTATAAATGTATTTACCCTTCAAATTCCTCCGTTAAGAGAGCGCTTAGACGATATCCCATTACTAGTGAATCATTTTATAAGTATGTTAACAGAAAAAGAAGTTGAAGTAGATGATAAGTTTTATGATGCTCTAACTAGTTATTCATGGCAGGGTAATATTAGAGAACTAAAGAATGTGATAGAAAGGGCGATTGTTCTTCAAGGTGATAATGATAGATTAACCTTTGATTACTTGCCTGAAAATATTAAAGAGAACTACCTGAATACAGACTTGAAAGAGAATTTAAATACTGCCCTGATATCTACACAAAAGAAGCCACAGGGTACAAAAACAGAAGAAGATGAAGGATTACTAAAAAAAGCTGAAGAACTAGCGGTAAGTTTTGCATTGAAAAAAGAAAAAGGGAACTTAACAAAAGCAGCCAAACTGCTAGGTATTGCTAGAAGTACCCTTTATGAAAAGATTAATAAATCGAATAAACTTCAATACGAATTAGAATTATATAAATAG
- a CDS encoding HD domain-containing phosphohydrolase, translating into MDGLYSQLAEEFSFINYKAFRKSSMLAVSHAIEDLILSLSIDAEMFVTFQKFEFFEEEYDKYLELDKFGKNIFIFAKDIDRTKLDKFKNTTFVEIDDSDELIKEWDIIVNHPEYPITFSSYEVSVMDKPERTFLGFLSFYPAVTAKAVKHFSNELKKKDIYYYPETDKYEPLSDREKRFGNILEKFINNTLDEIELKDTIREQGQSIELIKRLCYAAEYRDIETALHLVKISKYMTWFYDKLDIDISSSDSNSIGVASLVHDIGKIGIPDNILLKPGRLTGKEYEIMKNHTNIGASILKDPYTNMLKTAKDIALYHHERWDGQGYPTGKKKEEIPLTARMAAIVDVFDALSSKRVYKDSYSVNKCIDIMKEERNMHFDGEMLDIFLANLNELIELKNELEEKSKLYSEEDMLEEIIKKY; encoded by the coding sequence ATGGATGGATTATATTCACAGTTAGCAGAAGAGTTTTCTTTTATAAATTATAAAGCCTTTAGAAAGTCATCAATGCTTGCTGTAAGTCATGCTATTGAGGATTTAATTTTAAGCTTAAGTATTGATGCAGAGATGTTTGTTACTTTTCAAAAATTTGAGTTTTTTGAAGAAGAATATGATAAATATCTTGAACTTGATAAGTTTGGCAAAAATATTTTTATTTTTGCCAAAGATATAGATAGAACGAAATTAGATAAATTCAAAAATACCACATTTGTTGAAATAGATGATTCAGATGAACTGATAAAAGAATGGGATATTATTGTTAATCATCCAGAGTATCCTATTACTTTTTCTTCTTATGAAGTTAGTGTTATGGACAAACCTGAAAGGACTTTTCTAGGTTTTTTGAGCTTTTATCCAGCAGTAACTGCAAAGGCGGTGAAACACTTTTCAAATGAACTAAAAAAGAAAGATATATATTATTATCCTGAAACTGATAAGTATGAACCATTAAGTGATAGGGAAAAAAGATTCGGTAACATACTTGAAAAATTTATTAATAATACTTTGGATGAAATTGAGTTGAAAGATACAATCAGAGAGCAGGGCCAATCTATAGAATTAATCAAGCGATTATGCTACGCGGCTGAATACAGGGATATTGAGACAGCTTTGCACCTTGTGAAAATAAGTAAGTATATGACCTGGTTTTATGATAAACTAGATATAGATATATCATCTTCAGACAGTAATTCTATTGGTGTGGCTTCTCTAGTCCATGATATAGGGAAAATAGGTATTCCAGACAATATTTTATTAAAGCCAGGAAGGCTAACGGGCAAAGAATATGAAATAATGAAAAATCATACAAATATAGGAGCATCGATCTTAAAAGATCCATACACAAATATGCTTAAAACAGCTAAAGATATAGCCCTATATCATCATGAGAGATGGGACGGGCAGGGTTATCCTACTGGTAAGAAAAAAGAAGAGATCCCCCTAACGGCTAGAATGGCAGCGATAGTGGATGTATTTGATGCCTTATCATCTAAACGGGTGTACAAGGATAGTTATTCCGTTAATAAATGCATTGATATTATGAAAGAAGAAAGAAATATGCATTTTGATGGTGAAATGTTAGATATTTTTTTAGCTAATCTTAACGAGCTAATAGAGTTAAAAAATGAATTAGAAGAAAAATCCAAATTGTATTCAGAAGAAGATATGTTAGAGGAAATTATTAAGAAGTACTAA
- a CDS encoding glycosyltransferase family 2 protein: MDFTNLLYTVDYIAIFYFFIVNSTYIFLNLAAFFTIRRHWYLNQITDFDKTFQSEFYKPLSIIVPAFNEQSTIVQNVKSIISLAYPEFEVVVVNDGSTDDTINELKNSFNLIKSSRSFEKILATESINNVYDSLDYANLVVVDKANGGKADALNAGINTSQYPLVCNIDADSIIEGQALLRIVEPFVQDWRVIAAGGTVRVANECTIRGGFIEKVRLSSNSIVRMQVVEYLRAFLFGRVGWASINSLLIISGAFGVFRKKHLIDAGGYSRDTVGEDMELVLRLNRFLKKSKREYRVVFLPDPVCWTQVPEDIGSLSRQRRRWQRGLGESLSKNRELFFNPKYGLLGIIAFPFFLFIEFLGPVFELLGYIVFAATIFIAYFLGFPGREIILLFFVTAILMGVLLSTLSVVFEEMTFRKYTRLRDKIILFLFGIYENFGYRQRHTFWRVRGIYDFLRKRKGWGEMKRMTFAGQERMDNNGDTSD; encoded by the coding sequence ATGGATTTTACTAACTTGTTATATACTGTAGATTATATTGCTATTTTTTATTTTTTCATAGTTAATAGTACATATATTTTTCTAAATTTAGCTGCTTTTTTTACAATAAGGCGGCACTGGTATTTGAACCAAATAACTGACTTTGACAAAACTTTTCAAAGTGAATTTTATAAACCTCTTAGTATTATAGTTCCTGCTTTTAATGAACAGAGCACAATAGTACAGAATGTAAAATCTATTATATCTCTTGCCTACCCGGAATTTGAAGTAGTCGTGGTGAATGATGGATCTACAGATGATACAATCAATGAGCTAAAAAATAGTTTTAATCTTATAAAGTCAAGCAGATCCTTTGAAAAAATTCTTGCTACTGAATCAATTAATAATGTATATGATTCATTAGATTATGCTAACCTTGTAGTAGTTGATAAAGCAAATGGTGGAAAGGCAGATGCACTTAATGCCGGTATAAACACATCGCAATATCCCCTTGTTTGCAATATTGATGCAGATTCTATAATAGAAGGACAGGCTTTACTTAGGATAGTAGAGCCCTTTGTACAGGATTGGAGGGTAATAGCTGCAGGGGGAACTGTAAGAGTTGCCAATGAATGTACAATTAGAGGAGGTTTCATAGAAAAGGTAAGACTTTCATCTAATTCTATAGTCAGAATGCAGGTAGTGGAATATTTGAGGGCGTTTTTATTTGGAAGAGTTGGTTGGGCTTCTATTAATAGTTTGTTAATAATATCTGGTGCTTTTGGAGTTTTTAGAAAGAAGCACTTAATAGATGCAGGTGGATACAGCAGAGATACTGTAGGAGAAGATATGGAGCTAGTGCTTAGATTAAATCGTTTTCTAAAGAAGTCTAAAAGGGAGTATCGAGTGGTTTTTTTGCCGGATCCGGTATGCTGGACCCAGGTTCCTGAAGACATTGGTAGTTTAAGTAGACAAAGACGTAGATGGCAGAGGGGTCTTGGTGAAAGTCTATCTAAGAATAGAGAGCTTTTTTTCAACCCCAAATATGGACTTTTGGGGATAATAGCTTTTCCTTTTTTCTTATTCATTGAGTTTTTGGGGCCAGTTTTTGAACTTTTAGGTTATATAGTTTTTGCTGCTACAATATTTATCGCTTACTTTTTAGGATTTCCTGGAAGAGAAATTATTTTGTTATTTTTTGTCACAGCAATACTAATGGGAGTATTATTATCTACACTATCTGTAGTTTTTGAAGAGATGACTTTTAGAAAGTATACACGTTTAAGGGACAAAATCATACTTTTTTTATTTGGTATCTATGAAAACTTCGGTTATCGACAAAGGCATACTTTTTGGAGAGTGCGAGGGATTTATGATTTTCTGCGCAAAAGAAAAGGATGGGGAGAAATGAAAAGAATGACTTTTGCAGGTCAGGAGAGGATGGATAACAATGGCGATACTAGTGATTGA